In Microvenator marinus, one genomic interval encodes:
- a CDS encoding DUF1844 domain-containing protein, with protein MAEESDKRKVSAEPQTLGDNAGVYIPTQEPSNPKLAFGDFVMSLGTSAYVSLGKIQDPAFGQMEPDIDAASQIVEILEMLGEKTKGNLDKEEEKLLGGLLYELRIAIVESR; from the coding sequence ATGGCGGAAGAATCCGATAAGCGAAAGGTATCTGCAGAGCCCCAGACGCTTGGAGATAATGCAGGAGTCTACATTCCGACCCAGGAGCCATCGAACCCGAAACTCGCCTTTGGCGATTTCGTCATGAGCCTCGGAACCAGCGCTTACGTTAGCCTGGGCAAGATTCAGGACCCTGCTTTTGGGCAGATGGAGCCGGATATCGATGCGGCGAGCCAAATCGTAGAGATCTTGGAAATGTTGGGTGAAAAGACGAAAGGAAACCTCGACAAGGAAGAAGAAAAGCTTCTTGGAGGTTTATTGTATGAATTACGCATCGCCATCGTTGAGTCGAGGTGA
- a CDS encoding matrixin family metalloprotease has product MKRILLTLLLALFIPSGASAYTFLYTCGPTWTNLPITYYINQVGSDNMPFSTLENLIEDSYVAWEAPCCSRFRAQYGGPTQLTAVNNNQRIVLSWEENQWDPRFGSANVTIGVTLTSVWNDCTIAEAPILFNGVGFQFTTNGGGTDLQSIATHEIGHMLGLAHSSVFEATMYASYIGGSGARTLHQDDTNGVCALYNKPCTCVTSNDCAEGDICQNGLCRNVPCTSDANCQTGLECNTSNGRCEVPPCTSDAACGAGFVCKPDGECEANCTVCKECESNNDCGANAVCTQSGRCVVFCQQGGLCPGDSECYDVQGNYVCLNANADTAGICPDGYVCIEESECTSDSQCNAGDSCVLGKCEGPCADIECPSGQVCRDSRCYPDLPENNNNNPNPNNSNNTTGETNTGDTTTDPTDPTDPGNNVDEPNNSNGNSQTDDPVVVILEKQSKSDGCTSAAGQANLPLFLLALGFLLRRRRSLI; this is encoded by the coding sequence ATGAAACGGATTCTCCTGACCCTTTTGTTGGCCCTTTTCATCCCGTCTGGGGCGTCCGCGTACACGTTCCTCTACACTTGCGGCCCCACATGGACCAACCTTCCGATCACCTACTACATCAATCAGGTGGGCTCGGATAACATGCCATTCTCTACGCTAGAGAACCTCATTGAGGACTCGTACGTCGCGTGGGAAGCGCCCTGCTGCTCACGGTTCCGAGCTCAGTATGGCGGGCCTACCCAACTCACAGCCGTGAACAACAATCAGCGCATTGTGTTGAGCTGGGAAGAAAACCAGTGGGACCCTAGATTCGGAAGCGCCAATGTGACTATTGGCGTGACCCTGACTTCGGTTTGGAATGATTGCACCATCGCCGAGGCGCCGATTCTTTTTAACGGCGTGGGCTTCCAATTCACTACCAATGGCGGCGGTACGGACTTGCAAAGCATCGCCACCCACGAAATCGGCCACATGCTCGGCCTTGCACACTCCTCGGTTTTTGAGGCCACGATGTACGCCTCGTACATCGGAGGCAGCGGCGCCCGAACATTGCACCAAGACGATACCAACGGCGTATGTGCGCTCTACAACAAGCCTTGTACGTGTGTGACGAGCAACGATTGTGCGGAAGGCGATATTTGCCAGAACGGTTTGTGCCGAAACGTGCCATGTACATCTGATGCGAATTGCCAAACCGGACTTGAGTGCAACACGTCGAACGGCCGATGCGAAGTTCCTCCGTGCACAAGCGATGCGGCCTGTGGTGCTGGATTCGTCTGTAAACCTGACGGCGAATGCGAAGCCAATTGCACCGTCTGCAAAGAGTGTGAAAGCAACAACGACTGTGGCGCCAACGCTGTTTGTACCCAAAGCGGACGCTGCGTGGTCTTCTGCCAACAAGGCGGTCTCTGCCCTGGCGACTCCGAGTGCTACGACGTGCAAGGCAACTACGTCTGCCTCAACGCTAACGCCGATACCGCAGGTATTTGCCCGGACGGCTACGTGTGTATCGAAGAATCAGAGTGCACCTCAGATTCTCAGTGTAACGCGGGAGACTCGTGTGTGCTTGGTAAATGCGAAGGCCCATGTGCCGATATTGAATGCCCAAGCGGACAGGTTTGCCGTGACTCACGCTGCTATCCAGATCTTCCAGAGAACAATAACAACAACCCGAACCCTAACAATAGCAACAACACAACGGGCGAGACGAATACGGGCGATACCACGACAGATCCTACGGATCCCACCGATCCCGGAAACAATGTAGATGAGCCGAATAATAGTAACGGCAACTCTCAGACGGACGACCCTGTTGTGGTGATTCTGGAGAAGCAATCTAAGAGCGATGGTTGCACCAGCGCAGCTGGTCAGGCGAATCTGCCCTTGTTCCTCTTGGCTTTGGGCTTCCTCTTGCGACGTCGCCGTTCTCTTATCTGA
- a CDS encoding metallophosphoesterase: MINPLKTLEINRFKLRHPRISSDLEGALVAQVTDVHMGRWVKAQHMRQVVSYVNAQKPDVVALTGDYVGYSKLDLDPCVAEFRAFDSPAFAVLGNHDHWTSTELARQAFQKYEVPLLTNENLVLNLRGVDISLVGVDDLVTKHADVPKAFDGVDPEQFCLTLNHVPAASWDCADHGAHLILSGHTHGFQFNIPRLTNALAERMGTKLFAGPYILENAVLYISRGLGSASWPWRIRAKPELTFFELSYGPHPELELISSANESVVR, encoded by the coding sequence ATGATCAACCCGCTAAAGACCCTCGAAATTAATCGCTTCAAACTGCGCCATCCCCGTATTTCATCGGACTTGGAGGGGGCGCTTGTTGCGCAAGTGACAGACGTACATATGGGCCGATGGGTCAAAGCTCAACATATGCGGCAGGTCGTATCCTACGTGAATGCTCAGAAGCCTGATGTTGTGGCGCTGACGGGCGATTATGTTGGCTATTCTAAACTGGATTTAGACCCATGTGTTGCCGAGTTTAGGGCGTTCGACTCCCCCGCATTTGCCGTGCTCGGCAATCATGATCATTGGACGAGCACCGAGCTCGCGAGGCAGGCGTTTCAAAAGTACGAGGTACCGCTCCTGACCAACGAGAACCTGGTTCTGAACCTGCGAGGTGTCGATATCAGTCTTGTTGGCGTTGACGATCTCGTTACCAAACACGCGGACGTCCCAAAGGCTTTTGACGGTGTGGATCCTGAACAATTTTGCCTCACGCTCAATCATGTCCCCGCGGCATCGTGGGATTGTGCCGACCACGGCGCTCATCTGATTCTCAGCGGCCACACTCACGGATTCCAGTTCAATATCCCGCGGCTGACCAACGCGCTGGCGGAGAGAATGGGCACCAAGCTCTTTGCCGGCCCATATATCTTGGAGAACGCCGTACTTTACATCAGCCGAGGGTTGGGAAGCGCAAGCTGGCCGTGGCGCATCAGAGCGAAGCCCGAGCTCACGTTCTTTGAACTCTCGTATGGACCACACCCCGAACTTGAATTGATCTCGTCGGCGAACGAGTCGGTCGTCAGATAA
- a CDS encoding DNA repair helicase XPB — translation MSFHPENPLIVQSDRTILLETASPRFEEARDALSLFAEIVKSPEHIHTYRVTPLSLWNAAALGATPEEVKETLLNLSKYEVPANLNSDVEDFMARYGRLKLIKEGDELFLISEDEALLIEISRQKSVIPHLVDPPAAGKLEERRLKVKGEERGLIKSALIRVGFPVEDLAGYTPGTPMDVDLRETSLEGEAFGLRDYQNEAVGAFWAGGSERGGSGTIVLPCGAGKTVVGIGAMASVKAHTLVLTTNVTALRQWRDEILDKSDLDPEDVGEYSGDKKEVKPVTITTYQMLTYRPSKDEPFKHFHLFNEADWGLIIYDEVHLLPAPVFRAVANLQSRRRLGLTATLVREDGKEEEVFSLIGPKKYDVPWRVLEKRGYIASATCTEIRVPFPDDDLRLDYAIAESRDKYRIAACNPGKNQVVNRLLKEHEKDQVLIIGQYLDQLHEIAEMTGAPVITGQTPQAQRDILYEKFRKGEEPVLVVSKVANFAVDLPDANVAIQVSGTFGSRQEEAQRLGRVLRPKKNANTASFYTIVTRDSSEQDFSNKRQLFLTEQGYRYKIETVELDS, via the coding sequence ATGTCATTTCACCCTGAAAATCCACTTATTGTCCAATCGGACCGAACAATTCTCTTGGAGACTGCGAGTCCCAGGTTTGAAGAGGCGAGAGATGCTCTCTCGCTCTTTGCCGAGATTGTGAAGTCCCCGGAACATATCCACACGTACCGTGTGACACCGCTATCCCTTTGGAATGCGGCCGCGCTTGGCGCGACCCCTGAGGAGGTCAAAGAGACTCTTCTCAATCTGAGCAAGTACGAAGTTCCAGCGAACCTAAATTCGGACGTTGAGGACTTCATGGCCCGCTACGGGCGCCTGAAACTCATCAAGGAAGGCGACGAGCTCTTCTTGATTTCGGAAGACGAAGCTCTCTTAATCGAGATTTCTCGTCAGAAGTCGGTCATCCCTCACCTCGTGGACCCACCTGCGGCGGGAAAGCTCGAGGAGCGACGCCTCAAGGTTAAGGGCGAGGAACGTGGGTTAATCAAGAGCGCCCTGATTCGAGTCGGGTTCCCGGTAGAGGATTTGGCCGGTTATACGCCCGGCACTCCGATGGATGTGGACCTTCGAGAGACTTCACTCGAGGGGGAAGCATTCGGCCTGCGCGACTACCAAAACGAAGCGGTTGGCGCATTCTGGGCAGGAGGCAGCGAGCGTGGAGGAAGCGGCACCATCGTGCTCCCTTGCGGAGCCGGAAAGACGGTTGTGGGTATCGGAGCAATGGCTTCGGTTAAAGCCCATACGCTCGTGCTCACCACCAACGTGACGGCGTTGAGGCAATGGCGTGACGAGATTCTGGACAAATCCGACCTCGACCCTGAGGACGTGGGTGAGTACAGCGGGGACAAGAAAGAGGTTAAGCCGGTCACGATCACCACTTACCAGATGCTGACTTATCGACCGTCAAAGGACGAACCTTTTAAGCACTTCCATCTCTTCAACGAAGCTGATTGGGGCTTGATTATTTACGACGAGGTTCACCTCCTGCCCGCACCCGTCTTTAGGGCCGTTGCAAATCTTCAGAGCCGAAGGCGGCTTGGACTAACGGCAACGCTCGTCCGCGAAGACGGCAAAGAAGAGGAGGTCTTCAGCCTTATTGGCCCGAAGAAGTACGACGTTCCGTGGCGTGTTCTGGAGAAGCGCGGATACATCGCTTCTGCGACGTGTACCGAGATCCGCGTACCGTTTCCAGATGACGACCTTCGCCTCGACTACGCTATCGCCGAGTCCAGAGATAAGTACCGGATCGCCGCTTGTAATCCCGGAAAGAATCAGGTCGTTAATCGCCTGCTAAAAGAGCATGAAAAAGATCAAGTGCTGATCATCGGGCAATACCTGGATCAACTCCATGAGATCGCTGAGATGACCGGTGCCCCCGTGATTACGGGTCAAACGCCGCAGGCGCAGCGCGACATTCTCTACGAGAAGTTCAGAAAGGGCGAGGAACCCGTGCTGGTGGTGAGTAAGGTCGCGAACTTCGCGGTCGATTTGCCGGACGCCAACGTTGCGATTCAGGTCAGCGGTACCTTTGGCTCTCGCCAAGAGGAAGCGCAGCGTCTCGGGCGTGTGCTTCGACCCAAGAAGAATGCGAATACGGCTTCGTTCTACACGATTGTCACGCGCGACTCCTCAGAGCAGGATTTCTCGAATAAGCGACAACTCTTTCTGACCGAGCAAGGGTATCGCTACAAGATCGAGACCGTGGAACTTGACTCCTGA
- a CDS encoding serine/threonine protein kinase yields MSVDATPTNERLDEPLKIAGAGVVLENRWKLVRNLASGGYGDVWYANEVEDEKPVAIKILRHDAGNNDPGALARLRFEAEILERINHPNIVQVFGFFESPYGYFVAMEYLDGKAIDQILQSHGPIDPIRAIPLIEQVLDALQAAHDQGVLHRDIKPENIMVMPGPPEVAKLLDFGIAKGQESFKQDDSGVTMVQTRAGGFMGTPRYAAPEQAVGDPMGPSSDLFALGLVTSEWLTGVGRLGGNHSEVMQHLLDGSPIRVSDCPVQWQLWLQKVLDKNPQNRFQSAREAKEGLRLVREFETLALDLPPRQIRKTTPPAFGSPQSSPSNQLPPPNMVTKTAPPNTRAPEIKESSWAPTPIDIAIGILLFFLGMTLTTAILLLIA; encoded by the coding sequence ATGTCCGTAGACGCTACGCCAACCAATGAAAGACTCGATGAGCCGCTTAAAATAGCAGGTGCGGGCGTGGTATTGGAGAACCGATGGAAGCTCGTGCGAAACCTCGCATCGGGTGGATACGGTGACGTTTGGTACGCCAACGAAGTTGAAGACGAAAAACCGGTTGCCATCAAGATCCTCAGGCATGATGCGGGGAACAACGACCCTGGGGCACTCGCCAGACTACGATTTGAGGCGGAGATTCTGGAGAGGATCAACCATCCGAATATCGTGCAAGTTTTCGGTTTTTTCGAGAGTCCTTACGGCTATTTTGTGGCGATGGAATACCTCGATGGAAAGGCCATCGACCAGATTCTACAGAGTCACGGACCCATCGATCCGATTCGAGCGATCCCATTGATCGAACAAGTCTTGGATGCCCTTCAGGCCGCACATGATCAGGGCGTGTTGCACCGAGACATCAAGCCAGAAAATATCATGGTGATGCCAGGCCCGCCCGAGGTAGCCAAGCTGCTTGACTTTGGAATTGCCAAGGGTCAGGAGAGTTTTAAGCAGGACGATAGTGGCGTCACGATGGTGCAAACGCGAGCCGGTGGATTCATGGGAACCCCGAGATACGCTGCGCCTGAGCAAGCTGTGGGCGATCCAATGGGGCCCTCATCCGACTTATTTGCTCTCGGACTTGTAACGTCTGAATGGCTCACAGGAGTAGGAAGGCTCGGGGGTAATCACTCCGAAGTCATGCAACACCTGCTTGATGGGTCGCCAATTCGCGTGAGCGATTGCCCTGTGCAATGGCAACTTTGGCTCCAGAAGGTTCTGGATAAGAATCCGCAAAATCGTTTTCAAAGCGCCCGAGAGGCAAAAGAAGGACTCAGACTTGTGCGTGAGTTTGAAACCCTCGCACTCGACCTGCCTCCTCGACAGATCCGAAAGACCACACCACCGGCCTTTGGATCGCCACAATCGTCGCCTTCAAACCAGCTGCCACCACCCAATATGGTGACCAAGACAGCGCCACCGAATACTCGCGCGCCTGAAATCAAGGAGTCGAGCTGGGCGCCTACGCCCATCGACATTGCGATTGGCATTCTCTTGTTTTTCCTCGGAATGACGCTTACAACCGCGATTCTGCTCTTGATCGCTTAG
- a CDS encoding ATP-grasp domain-containing protein, producing the protein MKIAVLSRGRTLYSTRRIAETGRKRKHDVRVIDPTRASIKILPEGLELSVDGLKLEGFDAVIPRVGSSSMETSLHVLRQFELCGTAPLNTSQAIYLSKDKLAAQQVLAVHGINTPRSAICRDPSAIAQLIEDVGGAPVVIKVTRGTHGSGVVVAESTNSALSVLETIWGFQSEALIQEFIKESSGSDIRVFVVGDRAVGAMQRQAAEGEFRANLHLGGTGEVVELSDELAELALKATHALGLSIAGVDILLSHRGPLVLEVNASPGLQGIETATGLDIAKDIIKLAEELV; encoded by the coding sequence GTGAAAATTGCCGTTTTATCCCGCGGCCGCACGCTTTATAGCACGCGCCGAATCGCTGAAACCGGTCGCAAACGAAAACACGACGTGCGTGTCATTGACCCGACGCGAGCGAGCATCAAGATTTTGCCGGAAGGGTTGGAGCTAAGCGTCGACGGACTCAAGCTCGAAGGGTTTGATGCCGTGATACCTCGAGTTGGAAGCTCCAGCATGGAGACGTCTCTTCACGTGTTGAGGCAGTTCGAACTCTGTGGCACAGCACCCCTCAACACTTCGCAGGCTATCTACCTCTCCAAGGATAAACTCGCCGCGCAGCAGGTCTTGGCGGTGCACGGCATCAACACGCCACGGAGCGCGATTTGTCGCGACCCATCGGCCATCGCCCAACTGATCGAAGATGTGGGTGGCGCGCCAGTGGTTATCAAAGTGACGCGCGGGACTCATGGTAGTGGGGTCGTCGTGGCTGAGAGCACCAATTCAGCACTTTCCGTCTTGGAAACGATTTGGGGATTTCAGTCAGAAGCATTGATTCAAGAGTTCATCAAAGAATCGTCAGGAAGTGATATCCGGGTGTTCGTCGTGGGTGATCGTGCGGTTGGCGCCATGCAGAGGCAGGCGGCGGAAGGCGAGTTTCGGGCGAATTTGCACCTTGGCGGTACTGGAGAGGTTGTGGAATTGAGTGACGAACTTGCTGAGCTCGCCCTCAAGGCCACCCATGCCCTTGGACTCAGTATTGCTGGCGTAGACATTCTTTTGAGCCACCGAGGTCCGCTGGTTCTCGAGGTCAACGCCTCACCAGGCCTGCAAGGCATCGAGACCGCGACCGGCCTCGATATCGCCAAGGATATCATCAAGCTCGCCGAGGAGTTGGTCTAG
- a CDS encoding GFA family protein: MSEVYRGGCHCGAVRFEVVWPEDIDPIHCNCSICSKKGFLHLIVPESNFKLLQGALDLVEYRFNTGVAIHKFCRVCGIHSFYTPRSHPDCVDVNVNALDEGHGREFQVVEFDGKNWEKNIDEIR, from the coding sequence ATGTCTGAAGTTTACCGTGGTGGCTGTCATTGTGGCGCCGTCCGATTCGAAGTTGTGTGGCCAGAAGATATTGACCCGATCCATTGCAATTGTTCGATTTGCTCTAAGAAAGGGTTTCTTCACCTCATCGTCCCCGAATCAAATTTCAAATTGCTTCAGGGGGCTCTAGATTTAGTCGAGTATCGTTTCAATACCGGAGTTGCAATCCATAAGTTCTGTCGGGTCTGTGGAATTCATTCCTTTTACACGCCGCGTTCACACCCCGATTGTGTGGACGTCAACGTCAATGCCTTGGATGAAGGTCATGGCCGAGAGTTTCAGGTCGTCGAGTTCGATGGCAAGAATTGGGAAAAGAATATCGACGAGATTCGATAG
- a CDS encoding response regulator produces the protein MSQTVLVADDSQTIRKIVEMALKGSDYQVIGVASAQDAMDAARQSPSVILLDYYMPDGSGYDVCRALKANPSTSGIPVVMLGGSYKQFDESMARQSGADGVVMKPFKTDTLISAIEAVRSGAGAPPPPIQAAQNAPTQPTHSTPPAYGAAQPEPPRYAPTPMGGTPTPPPAQPTSHTPLPSSFEEPEPVAAPSYTPPPQPAPAFPSSPTPPPVAPTPAAPTPAPASAGSQPRISTPDVNASTRQPTAAPTTQGSGNINVGLSKAEIEKMIREEVKNAVKSELPALLRNVMGETFQQKVLPKLVEHTEQRVEQLISSRMESQIREQVRVELERLLAEE, from the coding sequence ATGTCTCAGACGGTACTCGTCGCCGACGACAGCCAGACAATACGCAAGATTGTTGAGATGGCCCTTAAGGGTTCGGACTATCAGGTCATCGGCGTCGCCAGCGCCCAAGACGCAATGGATGCCGCGAGACAATCACCATCGGTGATTCTCCTCGACTATTATATGCCTGATGGTAGCGGCTACGATGTGTGTCGAGCGCTAAAGGCTAACCCAAGTACGAGCGGGATTCCCGTGGTTATGTTGGGCGGGTCGTACAAGCAGTTCGACGAGTCGATGGCTCGGCAGAGTGGTGCTGACGGAGTGGTGATGAAGCCATTCAAGACCGACACACTCATTAGCGCCATTGAAGCTGTGCGCTCGGGTGCCGGTGCGCCTCCGCCTCCGATTCAGGCGGCTCAAAACGCTCCGACACAACCCACGCACTCCACGCCACCCGCGTATGGTGCCGCACAGCCTGAGCCTCCGCGCTACGCGCCTACCCCTATGGGTGGAACGCCTACACCGCCACCAGCTCAGCCAACAAGCCACACGCCGCTGCCTTCGAGCTTCGAAGAACCAGAGCCCGTAGCCGCGCCGTCATACACGCCGCCGCCGCAACCCGCTCCGGCCTTCCCTTCAAGCCCGACGCCGCCGCCGGTCGCACCTACACCAGCTGCACCCACACCGGCCCCAGCCAGCGCTGGCTCTCAACCACGTATTTCAACGCCAGATGTGAATGCATCCACGCGTCAGCCCACGGCCGCACCTACGACCCAGGGCTCGGGCAATATCAATGTCGGCCTCTCGAAGGCTGAGATTGAAAAAATGATCCGTGAAGAGGTCAAGAACGCAGTGAAGTCAGAGCTGCCTGCGCTGCTTCGCAACGTCATGGGCGAGACCTTCCAACAGAAAGTTCTTCCGAAATTGGTTGAGCACACCGAACAACGTGTGGAACAACTCATCTCGTCGCGAATGGAAAGCCAGATTCGTGAACAAGTCCGCGTAGAACTCGAGCGTTTGTTGGCCGAAGAGTAA
- a CDS encoding valine--tRNA ligase has translation MKIDETYEPLEVESRWYDFWQEKGFFKASADSSKPPYTIMIPPPNVTGSLHMGHALFVTLQDILIRWKRMDGFEALWLPGVDHAGIATQVMVERQIAQEGTDRHELGREEFIKRVWQWKEEKGGTIIGQMKRMGASCDWERERFTMDEGLSRAVREAFVKLYEQGLIYREVRMVDWDPETQTVLSDLEVDREEEDGHFWYLRYPLADGSGHIVVGTTRPETMLGDTAVAVHPDDERYKDMIGKMVKLPIVGREIPIVADEILPDPTKGTGAVKITPAHDPNDFDCGVRHDLERIQVIGFDAKMTKDCPEDYVGLDRYAARKKVIKDFEAAGLLEKIEPTRFAPGRSQRSGVIVEPLPMLQWWVNSKPLADKAIEAVESGRTKIIPEVWKKTYDHFMYNIRPWCISRQLWWGHRIPAWYCADCDATTVSREDATECSSCGSNKIKQDEDVLDTWFSSGLWPFSTLGWPDQTPDLEKFYPTQCLETGFDILFFWVARMLMMGCWFMDETPFEEVFLHAMVRDAEGNKMSKTKGNIIDPLHLIYGANIDDLDQELHRELIRQYPEGVGPQGADALRLTLTMYAAQGRDIKLDISRVEGYRAFLNKLWNASRFALMNLEGFEPHQGLITDLELSTVDRWVLQRLNETVTQCTSALEGYKFNEYAHILYHFVWHTFCDWYIEFTKPVLYGENHPKERRAAQATLVHVLDTTLRLLHPIAPFITEDIWQALPRHTSDESLMVASWPEAQSFDFAEDAAAAELIAAVISQIRTIRGETRIKPSTPIPTLYVTGPDKAKQRLQKSLPYLQRLARVEDLQFLSADDAKKLEGVATAVVEGVELRIELKGLIDLSEELARLNKEISRVNDDIAFVNKKLNNEKFVAKAPEAIITKERDKLAGLEAELETLRSSLSELEKLG, from the coding sequence ATGAAGATCGACGAAACATACGAACCCCTCGAAGTTGAATCACGCTGGTACGACTTCTGGCAGGAAAAGGGCTTTTTTAAGGCGAGCGCAGATAGCTCGAAGCCCCCGTATACCATCATGATTCCGCCGCCCAACGTCACGGGCTCTTTGCATATGGGGCACGCCCTCTTCGTCACGCTTCAAGACATCTTGATTCGTTGGAAACGCATGGACGGCTTTGAGGCACTTTGGCTCCCGGGCGTCGACCACGCCGGCATCGCTACCCAGGTCATGGTGGAACGTCAGATTGCTCAAGAGGGCACCGATCGCCACGAGCTTGGACGCGAGGAGTTCATCAAGCGCGTGTGGCAATGGAAGGAAGAGAAAGGCGGGACAATCATCGGCCAAATGAAGCGAATGGGCGCGTCATGCGATTGGGAGCGCGAGCGCTTCACCATGGACGAAGGCCTTTCGCGCGCTGTTAGAGAAGCGTTCGTAAAGCTCTACGAACAAGGTTTGATCTACCGCGAAGTTCGCATGGTGGATTGGGACCCTGAGACTCAAACGGTGCTCTCTGACCTTGAGGTCGACCGCGAAGAAGAAGATGGCCACTTCTGGTACCTGCGCTACCCGCTTGCAGATGGTTCCGGACATATCGTTGTGGGAACAACGCGTCCGGAGACTATGCTCGGCGATACGGCGGTTGCGGTTCATCCAGATGACGAGCGCTACAAGGATATGATCGGCAAGATGGTCAAGCTTCCAATCGTTGGACGCGAGATCCCGATCGTTGCTGATGAAATCTTGCCGGATCCGACTAAAGGAACAGGCGCAGTCAAGATCACGCCTGCGCACGATCCTAATGACTTTGATTGCGGCGTCAGGCATGACCTCGAACGTATTCAGGTCATTGGATTTGACGCGAAGATGACCAAGGATTGTCCTGAGGATTACGTTGGGCTCGACCGATATGCCGCTCGAAAGAAGGTCATCAAGGATTTCGAGGCTGCGGGTTTGCTAGAAAAGATTGAACCCACTCGATTTGCGCCGGGTCGCTCGCAACGAAGTGGCGTTATCGTAGAGCCTCTTCCAATGCTCCAATGGTGGGTTAACTCCAAGCCACTCGCCGACAAGGCGATTGAGGCCGTGGAGTCGGGCCGAACCAAGATCATTCCAGAGGTGTGGAAGAAGACTTACGACCACTTCATGTACAATATCCGCCCCTGGTGTATCAGCCGCCAACTTTGGTGGGGTCACCGAATCCCAGCGTGGTATTGCGCAGATTGTGACGCGACCACGGTGTCTAGAGAAGATGCGACCGAGTGTTCGTCGTGTGGCTCCAACAAAATCAAGCAAGATGAAGACGTGTTGGACACCTGGTTCTCAAGCGGCCTCTGGCCGTTCTCCACTCTTGGATGGCCGGACCAAACACCCGATCTGGAAAAGTTCTACCCGACTCAATGCCTAGAGACGGGTTTTGATATCTTGTTCTTCTGGGTCGCTCGAATGCTCATGATGGGCTGCTGGTTCATGGACGAGACTCCGTTTGAAGAGGTCTTCTTGCACGCCATGGTGCGCGATGCGGAAGGCAATAAGATGTCCAAGACCAAGGGGAATATCATCGATCCTCTGCACCTGATTTACGGGGCAAACATCGATGACCTGGACCAAGAGCTGCACCGCGAGTTGATTCGGCAATATCCTGAAGGCGTAGGCCCGCAAGGTGCAGACGCGTTGCGCTTGACGCTCACCATGTACGCTGCGCAAGGCCGCGACATTAAGCTCGATATCTCACGCGTTGAAGGATACCGCGCATTCCTGAACAAGTTGTGGAATGCGTCTCGATTTGCCCTGATGAACCTCGAGGGATTTGAGCCTCACCAAGGTCTGATCACAGATTTGGAGCTTTCGACGGTGGACCGTTGGGTGCTTCAACGACTCAACGAGACCGTCACGCAATGCACTTCGGCGCTTGAAGGCTATAAGTTCAACGAATACGCACATATTTTGTATCATTTCGTTTGGCATACCTTCTGTGATTGGTACATCGAGTTCACCAAACCCGTTCTTTACGGTGAGAACCATCCCAAAGAACGACGTGCTGCTCAGGCAACCCTGGTCCATGTTTTGGACACGACGTTGCGCCTGCTCCACCCGATCGCACCTTTCATCACCGAAGATATTTGGCAGGCATTACCTCGACATACATCTGACGAGAGCCTGATGGTCGCATCGTGGCCCGAAGCGCAATCATTCGATTTCGCGGAAGATGCCGCTGCAGCTGAATTGATCGCCGCCGTGATCTCGCAAATCCGTACGATTCGAGGAGAAACTCGGATCAAGCCGTCCACGCCTATCCCAACGCTCTATGTGACCGGGCCAGACAAGGCGAAACAACGGCTTCAAAAGAGCCTTCCCTACTTGCAACGTCTCGCACGTGTTGAGGACTTGCAGTTCCTGAGTGCAGATGACGCTAAGAAGCTCGAAGGTGTTGCGACTGCAGTCGTCGAGGGCGTGGAGCTTAGAATTGAGCTCAAGGGCTTGATCGACCTGAGCGAAGAACTCGCTCGATTGAATAAGGAAATCAGCCGCGTTAACGACGATATCGCGTTTGTGAATAAGAAGCTCAACAATGAAAAGTTCGTCGCCAAGGCGCCCGAGGCGATTATCACGAAGGAACGTGATAAACTCGCCGGGCTTGAGGCAGAGCTTGAGACCTTGAGGTCAAGCCTTAGCGAGCTCGAGAAACTCGGATAG